From a single Kitasatospora sp. NBC_00458 genomic region:
- a CDS encoding HAD family hydrolase, with the protein MPAPAESAVPAVPVVAAVPAVAAAAAVPAAVLFDMDGTLVDTEHLWWQAAAELADELHHSLTDQDAPEVLGQAIEHTAAHLHRVSGTSLTEAELADRLGDSFAGKVAAETVPRPGALALLASLRDARVPTALVSASPRRVVDMVLGTIGRDWFAVTLAAEDTPRTKPAPDPYLAAAERLGLDPALCVAVEDTPTGVASATAAGCAVLAVPSSAARIPDGSRITLLDSLEHADVALLGKLTTAPRV; encoded by the coding sequence ATGCCTGCACCCGCTGAATCCGCCGTTCCCGCTGTTCCCGTCGTAGCCGCTGTTCCCGCTGTCGCCGCTGCCGCCGCCGTTCCCGCCGCCGTCCTCTTCGACATGGACGGCACCCTGGTCGACACCGAGCACCTCTGGTGGCAGGCCGCCGCGGAACTCGCCGACGAGCTCCACCACTCGCTCACCGACCAGGACGCCCCCGAGGTCCTCGGCCAGGCCATCGAGCACACCGCCGCCCACCTCCACCGGGTCAGCGGCACGTCGCTGACCGAGGCCGAACTCGCCGACCGGCTGGGCGACTCCTTCGCCGGCAAGGTCGCCGCCGAGACCGTCCCCCGGCCGGGCGCGCTCGCCCTGCTCGCCTCCCTCCGGGACGCCCGCGTGCCCACCGCCCTGGTCTCCGCGTCCCCGCGCCGGGTGGTCGACATGGTGCTCGGCACCATCGGCCGCGACTGGTTCGCCGTCACGCTGGCCGCCGAGGACACCCCGCGGACCAAGCCCGCGCCCGACCCCTACCTCGCCGCCGCCGAGCGCCTCGGCCTCGACCCGGCCCTCTGCGTGGCCGTCGAGGACACCCCGACCGGCGTCGCCTCCGCCACCGCCGCCGGCTGCGCGGTGCTCGCCGTCCCGTCCAGCGCCGCGCGGATCCCGGACGGCTCCCGGATCACCCTGCTCGACAGCCTGGAGCACGCGGACGTCGCACTGCTCGGGAAGCTCACGACCGCGCCGCGGGTTTGA
- a CDS encoding sulfatase family protein has protein sequence MAAAAAAPTALQLAAARPAAAAGAAARPNILLIVTDDQPKHTEWAIQKTVDWIAGQGVRFTDGHVTTPLCAPSRSSVFSGRHAHNHGVRNNGASHSLDQHTTVQRYLRQAGYRTGLFGKYLNSWTLADNPPHFEEWALLQPAFNNANWNIDGTVQTLTGYTTNIIRSRTLAFLDKAATDTRPWFAYVTPYASHEPNVPAAKYADTVVPPWNGRPSVPEADRSDKPGYIKNATATLADAQALRTRQLRSLLSVDDAVQAIHDKLVALGQLDNTLVIYIGDNGYTWADHGWLKKSVPYSPAHEVPFYLSWPAGGLGAGTVDSRIVANIDIAPTILDAAGITPDTPQDGRSLLTAYSRDHLLVEWWKQGTAAGGPPTWSSYVAKDRQYTEYYALHTDANGTVSGTGEVKFREYYDLAADPYQLTNLLYQATPQEEQALGVPALAARLAADRVA, from the coding sequence GTGGCGGCCGCCGCCGCGGCCCCCACCGCACTCCAGCTGGCCGCCGCCCGGCCCGCGGCCGCCGCGGGCGCCGCCGCCCGGCCGAACATCCTGCTGATCGTCACCGACGACCAGCCCAAGCACACCGAGTGGGCGATCCAGAAGACCGTCGACTGGATCGCCGGCCAGGGCGTGCGGTTCACCGACGGCCACGTGACCACGCCGCTCTGCGCGCCCTCGCGGTCGTCGGTGTTCTCCGGCCGCCACGCCCACAACCACGGCGTGCGCAACAACGGGGCGTCGCACAGCCTCGACCAGCACACCACCGTGCAGCGCTACCTCCGGCAGGCGGGCTACCGCACCGGCCTGTTCGGCAAGTACCTCAACTCCTGGACGCTGGCGGACAACCCGCCGCACTTCGAGGAGTGGGCGCTGCTCCAGCCCGCCTTCAACAACGCGAACTGGAACATCGACGGCACCGTCCAGACGCTCACCGGCTACACCACCAACATCATCAGGAGCCGCACGCTGGCGTTCCTGGACAAGGCCGCCACCGACACCCGCCCCTGGTTCGCCTACGTCACCCCCTACGCCTCGCACGAGCCCAACGTCCCGGCCGCCAAGTACGCCGACACGGTGGTCCCGCCGTGGAACGGGCGCCCCTCCGTGCCCGAGGCCGACCGCAGCGACAAGCCCGGCTACATCAAGAACGCCACCGCCACGCTCGCCGACGCCCAGGCCCTGCGGACCCGTCAGCTGCGCAGCCTGCTCTCCGTCGACGACGCCGTGCAGGCGATCCACGACAAGCTGGTGGCGCTCGGCCAGCTCGACAACACCCTGGTCATCTACATCGGCGACAACGGGTACACCTGGGCCGACCACGGCTGGCTCAAGAAGTCCGTGCCCTACTCCCCGGCCCACGAGGTGCCGTTCTACCTCTCCTGGCCGGCCGGCGGCCTCGGCGCGGGCACCGTCGACAGCCGGATCGTCGCCAACATCGACATCGCCCCGACCATCCTCGACGCCGCCGGCATCACGCCCGACACCCCGCAGGACGGCCGCTCGTTGCTCACCGCGTACAGCAGGGACCACCTGCTGGTGGAGTGGTGGAAGCAGGGCACGGCGGCGGGCGGTCCGCCCACCTGGTCCTCGTACGTCGCGAAGGACCGGCAGTACACCGAGTACTACGCGCTGCACACCGACGCGAACGGGACGGTGTCCGGCACGGGAGAGGTGAAGTTCCGCGAGTACTACGATCTTGCGGCCGATCCGTACCAGCTGACGAACCTGCTGTACCAGGCGACGCCGCAGGAGGAGCAGGCGCTCGGCGTCCCGGCGCTGGCGGCGCGGCTGGCCGCGGACCGGGTCGCCTGA
- a CDS encoding formylglycine-generating enzyme family protein — MVPPAAPADPRASRVARQLTGLPGGRFLMGTDDRTGYPADGEGPVREIGVSPFRIAPTTVTNAAFATFVKATGHRTEAEAFGFSYVFEGFLPGELAAASPAVAAVPWWRAVAGATWRAPEGPGSSVTVRQSHPVVHVSWNDAQAYCAWSGTRLPTEAEWEYAARGGLEQRRYPWGDELTPGGRHMCNIWQGVFPTLNTAADGHRGTAPVTAFRPNGFGLYNTVGNVWEWCADWFSPDFHRTAAGHDPAGPPDGSARVMRGGSHMCHESYCNRYRVAARSSNTPDSSAGNIGFRVAADAVAR, encoded by the coding sequence GTGGTGCCGCCCGCCGCGCCCGCCGACCCGCGGGCCTCGCGGGTCGCGCGGCAGCTGACCGGCCTCCCCGGCGGGCGGTTCCTGATGGGGACGGACGACCGGACGGGGTACCCCGCCGACGGCGAGGGCCCGGTGCGCGAGATCGGCGTGAGCCCGTTCCGGATCGCGCCGACCACGGTGACCAACGCCGCGTTCGCGACCTTCGTGAAGGCCACCGGCCACCGGACGGAGGCCGAGGCCTTCGGGTTCTCCTACGTCTTCGAGGGCTTCCTGCCCGGGGAGCTCGCCGCCGCCTCGCCCGCGGTGGCCGCCGTGCCGTGGTGGCGGGCGGTCGCCGGGGCGACCTGGCGGGCGCCGGAGGGGCCGGGCTCCTCCGTCACGGTCCGGCAGAGCCACCCCGTCGTCCACGTGTCCTGGAACGACGCGCAGGCGTACTGCGCCTGGTCCGGCACCCGGCTGCCGACCGAGGCCGAGTGGGAGTACGCGGCGCGCGGCGGCCTGGAGCAGCGGCGCTACCCGTGGGGGGACGAACTCACCCCGGGGGGACGGCACATGTGCAACATCTGGCAGGGCGTCTTCCCGACCCTGAACACGGCGGCGGACGGTCACCGGGGCACCGCCCCGGTGACCGCGTTCCGGCCGAACGGCTTCGGGCTGTACAACACCGTCGGGAACGTCTGGGAGTGGTGCGCGGACTGGTTCAGCCCCGACTTCCACCGGACCGCTGCGGGCCACGACCCGGCCGGGCCGCCGGACGGCTCGGCACGGGTCATGCGCGGCGGCTCCCACATGTGCCACGAGTCGTACTGCAACCGCTACCGGGTGGCGGCCCGCAGCTCGAACACGCCCGACAGCTCGGCCGGAAACATCGGCTTCCGGGTGGCGGCCGATGCGGTGGCCCGCTGA
- a CDS encoding DMT family transporter, translating into MPYVLLALAILSEVCATSCLKLTEGFTRLWPSVGVAIGYVLSFYLLGKALKHIPVSVAYAVWSGAGTAAVAGIGVVAFGESLGRLQWLGLALVIIGVVVLNLKGSH; encoded by the coding sequence GTGCCCTACGTACTCCTCGCCCTCGCGATCCTCAGTGAAGTCTGCGCCACCAGCTGCCTGAAGCTGACGGAGGGCTTCACCAGACTCTGGCCGAGCGTGGGGGTGGCCATCGGCTACGTGCTCTCGTTCTACCTGCTCGGCAAGGCGCTCAAGCACATCCCGGTGTCGGTCGCGTACGCGGTGTGGTCCGGGGCGGGGACGGCGGCGGTCGCCGGCATAGGCGTGGTGGCCTTCGGCGAATCGCTGGGACGGCTGCAGTGGCTGGGGCTCGCCCTGGTCATCATCGGCGTGGTGGTGCTCAACCTGAAGGGCAGCCACTGA
- a CDS encoding MerR family transcriptional regulator: MDRTNLLPIGQFAQASGLSVTTLRHYDASGVLVPALVDPDSGYRYFRRDQLRTAQLIRALRQLDMPVEAVRRLLGGGGDAELASAVRAHLVAAERRLEVQRSVVHGLLARLTEGEGMNHRVTVREGAAVRALVRGATLDQPRLDAFMRDSYQLMYAVAGRGPLTFDGPAFARYHGLCDEENEALVEACLPFAASGAQPGELPEGMYVLDVPAGSYASTVVEGEAAAFPQVLTAYDAVASWITEHGFVFAGPSQETFRRWMGTPGHPDNRLEIAWPIAEPAPAGNG, encoded by the coding sequence GTGGACAGGACGAACCTGCTGCCGATCGGGCAGTTCGCACAGGCCAGCGGCCTCTCGGTCACCACCCTGCGGCACTACGACGCGAGCGGCGTACTGGTGCCGGCGCTGGTCGACCCGGACAGCGGCTACCGCTACTTCCGGCGCGACCAGCTCCGCACGGCGCAGCTGATCCGCGCACTGCGGCAGCTGGACATGCCGGTCGAGGCGGTGCGCCGCCTGCTCGGCGGCGGGGGTGACGCGGAGCTGGCCTCGGCCGTCCGGGCGCACCTGGTCGCCGCGGAGCGCCGACTGGAGGTCCAGCGGTCCGTCGTCCACGGCTTGTTGGCCCGGCTGACCGAAGGAGAGGGAATGAACCACCGTGTCACCGTCCGCGAGGGCGCCGCAGTGCGTGCGCTGGTCCGCGGCGCGACCCTGGACCAGCCCCGGCTGGACGCGTTCATGCGCGACAGCTACCAGCTCATGTACGCCGTCGCGGGGCGGGGGCCGCTGACCTTCGACGGCCCCGCTTTCGCCCGCTACCACGGGCTCTGCGACGAGGAGAACGAGGCCCTGGTCGAGGCCTGCCTGCCGTTCGCGGCCTCCGGCGCGCAGCCGGGCGAGCTGCCGGAGGGGATGTACGTGCTGGACGTCCCGGCGGGCAGTTACGCGAGCACCGTGGTGGAGGGGGAGGCGGCGGCCTTCCCGCAGGTCCTCACCGCGTACGACGCCGTGGCGAGCTGGATCACCGAGCACGGGTTCGTCTTCGCGGGACCGTCCCAGGAGACCTTCCGCCGGTGGATGGGGACGCCCGGCCACCCGGACAACCGGCTGGAGATCGCCTGGCCGATAGCGGAGCCGGCCCCGGCCGGCAACGGCTGA
- a CDS encoding phosphocholine-specific phospholipase C, with amino-acid sequence MSDLSRRTFVGATAAAGATALTGLSGTPALAAPAVNTPAVNTPAEASSGSPAATGTIADVRHVVVLMQENRSFDHYFGTLSGVRGFGDKQALQFPDGGDVFRQPDAGRSDGGAMLPYRMDTSKYNAQNAGGLAHDWATGHQAINNGAMNKWIAAKGERAMGYFTRADIPYQYALADAFTLCDAYFTSLAGPTDPNRLYLWTGTAGPGRDGTTGPWIDNTPVTDNPVADWTTYAERLQQAGVTWRVYHNPSKDDRTGDYDDNALSYFKQFHNFPATDPRYVNAMTKFDPAAFDAHCKAGTLPTVSWLVAPYLFSEHPSAGPSYGAHWVNQALQSLMSNPEVWKHTVFLVMYDENDGYFDHMVPPTPEPGTPEEFTQGRAIGLGNRVPLWVASPWSRGGWVNSQVFDHTSVLRFMEQVTGVAEPNISAWRRAVCGDLTSCFDFTSPDYSIPRLPDTVALMAQSDAGTKLPGVQLPATGAQSMPVQEAGARPHRRLPYRPWAEAAVDRTTGLITCTLRNDGTVAFPFTVYPNIAYAFAGTPFTVAPGATRTYTWDAAATDGRYDFTVHGPDGFVRRYAGTVVRAEQDDVAVPVVTATPGTPALTLDLVNAGRTAVTFTLTPNDYAGTAQTLRVAANSRATATYPLDQSRYDVTVTATTGTRFTQRYAGTLH; translated from the coding sequence ATGTCCGACCTTTCCCGCCGTACCTTCGTCGGCGCCACCGCGGCCGCCGGCGCCACCGCCCTCACCGGCCTGTCCGGCACCCCCGCCCTGGCCGCCCCCGCCGTGAACACCCCCGCTGTGAACACCCCCGCCGAGGCCTCCTCCGGCAGCCCGGCGGCCACCGGCACCATCGCCGACGTCCGGCACGTGGTCGTCCTGATGCAGGAGAACCGCAGCTTCGACCACTACTTCGGCACCCTCAGCGGCGTGCGCGGCTTCGGCGACAAGCAGGCGCTGCAGTTCCCGGACGGCGGCGACGTGTTCCGCCAGCCCGACGCCGGGCGCAGCGACGGCGGTGCGATGCTGCCGTACCGGATGGACACGTCGAAGTACAACGCGCAGAACGCCGGCGGCCTCGCCCACGACTGGGCGACGGGCCACCAGGCGATCAACAACGGTGCGATGAACAAGTGGATCGCGGCCAAGGGCGAGCGCGCGATGGGGTACTTCACGCGTGCCGACATCCCCTACCAGTACGCGCTGGCGGACGCGTTCACGCTGTGCGACGCGTACTTCACCTCGCTGGCCGGGCCGACCGACCCGAACCGGCTCTACCTGTGGACGGGTACCGCGGGTCCGGGGCGTGACGGCACCACCGGCCCGTGGATCGACAACACGCCCGTCACGGACAATCCGGTGGCCGACTGGACCACCTACGCCGAGCGGCTCCAGCAGGCCGGTGTCACCTGGCGGGTCTACCACAACCCCAGCAAGGACGACCGCACCGGCGACTACGACGACAACGCCCTGTCGTACTTCAAGCAGTTCCACAACTTCCCCGCCACCGACCCGCGTTACGTCAACGCGATGACCAAGTTCGACCCGGCCGCCTTCGACGCCCACTGCAAGGCGGGCACCCTGCCGACCGTCTCCTGGCTGGTCGCGCCCTACCTGTTCTCCGAACACCCCAGCGCGGGCCCCTCCTACGGCGCGCACTGGGTCAACCAGGCGCTCCAGTCGCTGATGTCCAACCCGGAGGTCTGGAAGCACACCGTCTTCCTCGTCATGTACGACGAGAACGACGGCTACTTCGACCACATGGTCCCGCCCACCCCGGAGCCGGGCACCCCCGAGGAGTTCACCCAGGGCCGCGCCATCGGCCTCGGCAACCGCGTCCCGCTCTGGGTCGCCTCCCCCTGGTCGCGCGGCGGCTGGGTCAACTCCCAGGTCTTCGACCACACCTCCGTCCTGCGCTTCATGGAGCAGGTCACCGGTGTCGCCGAACCCAACATCTCCGCCTGGCGCCGCGCCGTCTGCGGCGACCTCACCAGCTGCTTCGACTTCACCTCGCCCGACTACTCGATCCCCCGACTGCCGGACACCGTCGCCCTGATGGCGCAGTCCGACGCCGGCACCAAGCTCCCCGGCGTCCAACTCCCCGCCACCGGAGCCCAGTCCATGCCCGTCCAGGAGGCCGGAGCGCGCCCGCACCGGCGTCTGCCGTACCGGCCGTGGGCGGAGGCCGCCGTCGACCGCACGACCGGCCTGATCACCTGCACGCTCCGCAACGACGGCACCGTCGCCTTCCCGTTCACCGTCTACCCCAACATCGCGTACGCCTTCGCCGGGACGCCGTTCACCGTCGCGCCCGGCGCCACCCGCACGTACACCTGGGACGCCGCCGCGACGGACGGCCGCTACGACTTCACGGTGCACGGCCCCGACGGCTTCGTCCGACGCTACGCCGGCACGGTCGTCCGCGCCGAGCAGGACGACGTCGCCGTCCCGGTGGTGACCGCGACGCCCGGCACCCCGGCGCTCACCCTCGACCTGGTCAACGCCGGGCGGACGGCCGTCACCTTCACCCTCACGCCGAACGACTACGCGGGCACCGCGCAGACCCTGCGGGTCGCCGCGAACTCCCGGGCCACCGCCACCTACCCGCTCGACCAGTCGCGCTACGACGTCACCGTCACGGCGACGACCGGCACCCGCTTCACCCAGCGCTACGCGGGCACCCTGCACTGA
- a CDS encoding ice-binding family protein codes for MLGTDASYAILAASTVTNTGPSVINGDLGLSPGTSVTGFPPGIVNGVQHVNDAQAAQAQSDLVIAYNDAAGRAPTASLTSPGDIGGLTLTPGVYKATSSLNLTGTVTLDALGDPSAVFIFQIGSTLITAPSSVVSLVNGAQPCNVFWQVGSSATIDVNSFFKGNILAMASITVNTNSVIEGRALARTGAVTLDDNTITRAACTVGPPGPSGPAGPSGPAGPSGPAGPSGPAGPSGPAGPGGPAGSPGAPGPNGAPGPAGSPGAPGAPGPNGASGAPGAPGAPGAPGPNGAPGAPGIPGAPGPNGAPGVPGAPGAPGAPGPNGAPGAPGIPGAPGPNGAPGAPGAPGPDGAPGAPGANGSPGANGLPGANGSPGANGSPGANGLPGANGSPGTNGLPGANGSPGANGSPGTNGLPGANGSPGANGSPGANGSPGATGPAGPAGPAGPAGPTGPAGPSPSPSGHGGQGHGGHEQDDHGPGPGNHGNAHGGPAHGGPVQGGPAHGGPVQGGSVHGGPVQAGSVQGGPVQGGNVQAGSVQGGPVQGGNVQAGPVHGGNVQGGLVQHPDKSGQALAATGAGGSIGIVAGSAAAVALGGALVILVRRSGRAAARRRH; via the coding sequence ATGCTGGGGACCGACGCCAGCTATGCCATCCTGGCCGCCTCAACGGTCACCAACACCGGTCCCAGCGTGATCAACGGGGACCTGGGCCTCAGTCCGGGAACCAGTGTGACGGGCTTTCCGCCCGGAATCGTGAACGGTGTCCAGCACGTCAACGATGCCCAGGCCGCACAGGCTCAGTCCGACCTGGTCATCGCCTACAACGACGCCGCAGGCCGGGCCCCCACCGCCAGCCTGACGTCTCCGGGCGACATCGGCGGACTGACGCTGACGCCCGGTGTCTACAAGGCGACGTCGTCGCTGAACCTCACCGGGACCGTCACCCTCGACGCCTTGGGCGATCCCAGCGCCGTCTTCATCTTCCAGATCGGCTCCACCCTGATCACGGCCCCGTCGAGCGTCGTCAGCCTGGTCAACGGGGCGCAGCCCTGCAATGTGTTCTGGCAGGTCGGCAGCTCGGCCACCATCGACGTCAACTCCTTCTTCAAGGGCAACATCCTGGCCATGGCGTCCATCACGGTGAACACCAACTCGGTGATCGAAGGCCGTGCCCTGGCGCGCACGGGGGCCGTCACGCTGGACGACAACACCATCACCAGGGCGGCCTGCACCGTCGGCCCGCCGGGGCCGAGCGGTCCGGCGGGGCCGAGCGGTCCGGCGGGGCCGAGCGGTCCGGCGGGGCCGAGCGGTCCGGCGGGGCCGAGTGGGCCTGCCGGCCCCGGCGGACCGGCCGGTTCTCCCGGTGCTCCGGGCCCCAACGGCGCTCCCGGTCCGGCCGGTTCTCCCGGTGCTCCCGGTGCTCCGGGCCCCAACGGTGCTTCCGGTGCGCCCGGAGCCCCCGGTGCTCCGGGCGCCCCTGGCCCCAACGGCGCGCCCGGTGCTCCGGGCATTCCGGGTGCCCCCGGTCCCAACGGTGCTCCTGGCGTGCCCGGAGCCCCCGGTGCTCCGGGCGCCCCTGGCCCCAACGGCGCGCCCGGTGCTCCGGGCATTCCGGGTGCCCCCGGTCCCAACGGCGCTCCCGGTGCGCCCGGCGCCCCGGGGCCCGATGGCGCCCCTGGAGCTCCCGGTGCCAACGGTTCGCCCGGCGCGAACGGGCTGCCTGGCGCCAATGGTTCGCCCGGTGCTAATGGTTCGCCCGGCGCGAACGGGCTGCCTGGCGCCAATGGTTCGCCTGGCACCAACGGACTGCCCGGGGCCAATGGTTCGCCTGGCGCTAACGGTTCGCCTGGCACCAACGGACTGCCTGGCGCTAACGGTTCGCCCGGGGCCAACGGTTCGCCCGGCGCTAACGGTTCGCCCGGCGCAACAGGCCCTGCCGGACCTGCCGGACCTGCCGGACCTGCCGGACCTACGGGACCTGCGGGGCCGTCCCCGTCTCCAAGTGGCCACGGCGGCCAGGGCCACGGCGGCCATGAGCAAGATGATCACGGACCTGGCCCGGGCAACCACGGCAATGCGCACGGCGGTCCCGCTCACGGCGGCCCCGTGCAGGGCGGTCCCGCTCACGGCGGCCCCGTGCAGGGCGGCTCCGTTCACGGCGGCCCCGTGCAAGCCGGTTCCGTGCAGGGCGGTCCCGTTCAGGGCGGCAACGTGCAAGCCGGTTCCGTGCAGGGCGGTCCCGTTCAGGGCGGCAACGTGCAGGCCGGCCCCGTTCACGGCGGCAACGTGCAGGGTGGCCTCGTTCAGCACCCGGATAAGTCGGGGCAGGCACTCGCTGCCACCGGCGCGGGCGGATCGATCGGCATCGTGGCCGGTTCGGCGGCCGCCGTTGCCCTGGGAGGCGCGCTCGTCATCCTCGTGAGGCGAAGCGGACGAGCCGCAGCCCGCCGACGGCACTAG
- a CDS encoding HAD family hydrolase produces the protein MITSPEPLRLVIFDCDGVLVDSERIAAGVQVALGAELGWPLTEADVIERFIGRSQASIHEQVAARLGEETAGLWWDGFVRRHAEEVDAGLTAVDGLPEALDAITLPTCVASSGSHEKMAHTLGRTGLHHRFAGRIFSATEVARGKPAPDLFLYAAERMGVPPAACAVVEDSAPGVQAARAAGMRAFGYAGGLTPADRMAGPGTVVFHDMRELPALLAAG, from the coding sequence ATGATCACTTCACCGGAGCCGCTACGGCTCGTCATCTTCGACTGCGACGGCGTCCTCGTCGACAGCGAGCGGATCGCCGCCGGCGTCCAGGTCGCCCTCGGCGCCGAGCTCGGCTGGCCGCTCACCGAGGCGGACGTGATCGAGCGGTTCATCGGCCGCTCGCAGGCGTCGATCCACGAACAGGTCGCCGCCCGGCTCGGTGAGGAGACGGCCGGGCTCTGGTGGGACGGGTTCGTCCGGCGGCACGCCGAGGAGGTGGACGCCGGCCTCACCGCCGTGGACGGCCTGCCCGAGGCGCTGGACGCGATCACCCTGCCGACCTGTGTGGCGTCCAGCGGCTCGCACGAGAAGATGGCCCACACGCTCGGCCGCACCGGCCTCCACCACCGCTTCGCCGGGCGGATCTTCAGCGCCACCGAGGTCGCCCGCGGCAAGCCCGCCCCCGACCTCTTCCTGTACGCGGCGGAGCGGATGGGCGTGCCGCCGGCCGCGTGCGCCGTCGTCGAGGACAGCGCGCCCGGCGTGCAGGCGGCGCGGGCCGCGGGCATGCGCGCCTTCGGCTACGCCGGCGGCCTGACCCCCGCCGACCGCATGGCGGGGCCCGGCACCGTGGTCTTCCACGACATGCGGGAACTCCCCGCCCTGCTCGCCGCCGGGTAG
- a CDS encoding endonuclease/exonuclease/phosphatase family protein, which translates to MAAGSTLALSSPTSPTEGDKLTFHWTTTAPDAKNWVGLYDGTRQPGNGASLLWKYTPGASGDVQLDTSALTGGPYTAYLLAKDGYGILAQTAPFTFRTKPAAVRPHLAVDALTATAVAPGGAVTVKLGGLWCRPAGAPAFRKISGPSWLSVAADGTVTGTAPTATGEVQLLVGVKDAAGAADALILTVPVTDPAAAPRLKAATWNLANAGAAFTDALEKQLRVVLTQGLDVLALQETAGSAAQGLATALGWYAYQSPGSVGVLSRHPLTAVTAPTTALPAAGVTVQLPGARTVRVWAAHLDEANYGPYAAQDGQSAAQITATENASLRLQQARALASAVQADVAAGRTVVLGADLASPSHLDWTAAAAPAHGGVGPLDWPVTKAIQAAGLTDAHRAAHPDPVASPGATWSPTRKQRAAGKAEPQDRIAAVHFAGPLTLVEAHTLATGWPQPEPSAAGNGWPSDCAAAVATFQL; encoded by the coding sequence GTGGCCGCAGGAAGCACCCTCGCCCTCTCGTCCCCCACCAGTCCGACCGAAGGGGACAAGCTCACCTTCCACTGGACCACCACCGCCCCCGACGCCAAGAACTGGGTCGGCCTCTACGACGGCACCCGGCAGCCCGGCAACGGCGCCTCGCTGCTCTGGAAGTACACGCCCGGCGCCTCCGGTGACGTCCAGCTCGACACCTCCGCACTCACCGGAGGCCCGTACACCGCGTACCTGCTGGCCAAGGACGGCTACGGGATCCTCGCCCAGACCGCGCCGTTCACCTTCCGCACCAAGCCCGCCGCGGTCCGCCCGCACCTGGCCGTCGACGCGCTCACCGCCACCGCCGTCGCCCCGGGCGGCGCCGTCACCGTCAAGCTCGGCGGCCTCTGGTGCCGCCCGGCCGGCGCGCCCGCCTTCCGCAAGATCAGCGGGCCCTCCTGGCTCTCCGTCGCCGCCGACGGCACCGTCACCGGCACGGCGCCCACCGCCACCGGCGAGGTGCAGCTCCTGGTCGGCGTCAAGGACGCGGCCGGCGCCGCCGACGCCCTCATCCTCACCGTCCCGGTCACCGACCCCGCCGCCGCGCCCCGCCTCAAGGCCGCCACCTGGAACCTCGCCAACGCGGGCGCGGCGTTCACCGACGCCCTGGAGAAGCAGCTGCGCGTCGTCCTCACCCAGGGCCTGGACGTCCTGGCGCTGCAGGAGACCGCCGGCAGCGCCGCCCAGGGCCTCGCCACCGCACTCGGCTGGTACGCCTACCAGAGCCCGGGGAGCGTCGGCGTCCTCAGCCGCCACCCGCTCACCGCCGTCACCGCGCCGACCACCGCCCTCCCCGCCGCCGGGGTCACCGTCCAGCTCCCCGGGGCCCGCACCGTCCGCGTCTGGGCCGCCCACCTGGACGAGGCGAACTACGGCCCGTACGCGGCCCAGGACGGCCAGAGCGCCGCACAGATCACGGCCACCGAGAACGCCTCCCTCCGCCTCCAGCAGGCCCGGGCGCTGGCCTCCGCCGTCCAGGCCGACGTGGCGGCCGGGCGCACCGTCGTCCTCGGCGCGGACCTCGCCTCGCCGTCCCACCTGGACTGGACGGCGGCCGCCGCACCCGCGCACGGCGGGGTCGGCCCGCTCGACTGGCCCGTCACCAAGGCGATCCAGGCCGCCGGCCTGACCGACGCCCACCGCGCCGCCCACCCGGACCCGGTCGCCTCCCCGGGCGCCACCTGGTCGCCGACCCGCAAGCAGCGCGCCGCCGGTAAGGCCGAGCCCCAGGACCGCATCGCCGCCGTGCACTTCGCCGGGCCGCTCACCCTCGTCGAGGCCCACACGCTCGCCACCGGCTGGCCGCAGCCCGAGCCGAGCGCCGCCGGCAACGGCTGGCCCTCGGACTGCGCCGCCGCCGTCGCCACCTTCCAGCTCTGA